A part of Desulfotomaculum nigrificans DSM 574 genomic DNA contains:
- a CDS encoding type II toxin-antitoxin system PemK/MazF family toxin: MSILKENGKKQKVSGKGVFAPGDVVTVKDMLYSDKPGGKTRPAVVLSALEHNTTRLDLVVAKISGSTARNHWEVNIKKWLEAGLRKPSKVVTDHLTVVPKASVKLIGHLDTETLAEVKNKIGLLLGY, translated from the coding sequence ATGAGTATTTTAAAAGAAAATGGGAAGAAGCAGAAAGTTAGTGGAAAAGGTGTATTTGCACCGGGAGATGTAGTAACTGTAAAAGATATGCTATATAGTGATAAGCCGGGAGGAAAAACCAGGCCCGCAGTGGTGTTGAGTGCACTTGAACATAATACCACCAGACTGGACTTGGTTGTAGCAAAAATATCAGGCAGTACGGCTAGAAATCACTGGGAAGTAAATATTAAGAAATGGCTGGAAGCAGGCCTTAGAAAGCCATCGAAAGTGGTCACAGATCATTTAACGGTGGTGCCAAAGGCTTCAGTAAAGTTAATCGGTCATTTGGATACTGAAACTTTGGCTGAAGTTAAAAATAAAATTGGCT
- a CDS encoding VirD4-like conjugal transfer protein, CD1115 family, producing MRLPDKLKPALKTIKAARDIELPPWVKKHKKAVLITAGLPVAIPLLYIADVWAIGSLAAFIHDISWSMKAFNVLASPEEIAAAKAHSKMMPYVLEHPVQTGLAWLKKPDGELIHPDVRNIWRWLNLFLTIPVAAGVIFLRKHKQNKNNSNMIHGLKIVNNSAYGTSRWASLKDLKSFCEFGPPVSPENNPGNKIKFPGGNLIGELEGKIVRVNFEKMPTVLKNTPKTAPHCIAYGGTGSGKSFSFVSSNIVAAAAEGQSLVVIDPKGELFTTFAKWLKKKGYENVWALNFMTPEHSHRWNPVLECENDAEISEMVDTLSRNAASDSKSYFMLKAMELMEAFIGLLKGDFPIEQQHMRSIMTLSAWPAEKLEVRFRDAYKAGKISSTIYERWRGVVKENYGYAQSNLTAVLKNLTTDPLAALLSEQEIKLDEIGKKKTALFLIIPTSGEGVYLRPILSIFYKFLFKRLDKLAFNSPGQTLPVKVRNIWDEMANVGMIPGLPEIISTARSKGIHIQMILQTPSQLEYVYGVQEAKTILGNCPTVMLIGIAPADSELAKMFSEKLGSAAVEAEHTSEDTTVPIKHVFELKKKTRTIIERPLMTVSEILRIGPKDCIALLQWSYPAFLRKIGWTELPQAKEIISCGMLPVNEFIPARNFNVSKPDVDGENSFDEKQTNSFSEPLLFSQKKTAEKVSFNQQNRQHDQYSCQVATTTQTAALDDQQKQENAGETVRTDHPGSDIEDFIVDTKDTPKKNNVPW from the coding sequence TTGAGACTGCCGGATAAACTTAAGCCTGCCTTAAAAACAATCAAAGCTGCCCGTGACATAGAACTGCCGCCCTGGGTAAAGAAACATAAAAAAGCCGTACTCATCACAGCCGGGCTGCCGGTGGCCATACCTCTTCTCTATATCGCAGACGTGTGGGCCATAGGCAGCCTGGCGGCTTTCATCCATGATATCAGCTGGAGTATGAAGGCCTTTAATGTTCTGGCTTCACCGGAAGAAATAGCGGCAGCCAAAGCTCACAGTAAAATGATGCCATATGTTTTAGAACACCCTGTGCAAACGGGATTAGCTTGGCTAAAAAAACCGGATGGAGAATTAATCCACCCGGACGTGCGGAACATCTGGCGGTGGTTAAATTTATTTTTAACAATCCCTGTGGCAGCAGGAGTAATATTTCTGAGAAAACACAAACAAAACAAAAACAACTCTAACATGATACACGGCCTTAAAATCGTTAACAACTCAGCCTATGGTACATCACGATGGGCGTCATTAAAAGACCTTAAAAGCTTCTGTGAATTCGGGCCGCCGGTGTCACCGGAAAACAACCCGGGAAATAAAATAAAATTTCCCGGCGGCAACCTGATTGGCGAACTGGAAGGGAAAATTGTCCGGGTTAATTTTGAAAAAATGCCTACAGTACTGAAAAACACACCCAAAACGGCGCCTCACTGCATTGCCTACGGCGGAACTGGATCAGGTAAATCCTTCAGCTTTGTTTCCAGCAATATTGTGGCAGCCGCCGCCGAGGGACAATCCCTGGTAGTCATTGACCCCAAAGGAGAACTATTTACAACCTTTGCCAAATGGCTTAAAAAGAAGGGATACGAAAATGTATGGGCGTTAAACTTTATGACACCAGAACACAGCCACCGCTGGAACCCTGTTCTTGAATGTGAGAACGATGCTGAAATATCAGAAATGGTAGATACCTTATCCCGAAATGCCGCCAGCGACAGTAAATCATATTTCATGTTAAAAGCTATGGAACTAATGGAGGCCTTCATCGGCCTCCTGAAAGGCGACTTTCCCATAGAACAGCAGCATATGCGATCCATTATGACCTTATCTGCCTGGCCGGCAGAAAAACTAGAGGTTCGTTTCAGAGACGCATATAAAGCCGGGAAAATCAGCTCCACCATCTATGAACGCTGGCGCGGTGTCGTAAAAGAAAACTATGGATATGCCCAATCAAACCTCACTGCAGTATTAAAAAACCTGACCACCGACCCACTGGCCGCACTACTTTCAGAACAAGAAATAAAACTTGATGAGATTGGCAAGAAGAAAACAGCTCTATTCCTGATCATTCCTACCAGCGGCGAAGGCGTCTATTTAAGGCCAATTTTATCCATATTCTATAAATTCCTCTTTAAAAGACTGGATAAATTGGCATTTAATAGTCCCGGACAAACACTGCCGGTCAAAGTCCGCAACATTTGGGATGAAATGGCCAATGTCGGTATGATACCGGGCCTGCCGGAAATTATTTCAACTGCCAGGAGTAAAGGGATTCACATACAAATGATCCTGCAAACCCCTTCCCAGTTGGAATACGTCTACGGTGTCCAAGAAGCAAAAACCATCCTGGGCAACTGCCCGACAGTAATGCTGATAGGTATAGCCCCGGCAGACAGTGAACTGGCCAAAATGTTCAGCGAAAAACTTGGCAGCGCAGCAGTGGAAGCCGAGCATACCAGTGAAGATACAACAGTCCCAATAAAACATGTCTTTGAGTTAAAGAAGAAAACACGAACGATAATAGAACGGCCATTAATGACCGTGAGCGAAATACTAAGGATTGGTCCCAAAGACTGCATTGCCCTTTTACAGTGGAGCTATCCGGCCTTTCTAAGAAAAATTGGCTGGACAGAACTGCCACAAGCTAAAGAAATTATTTCATGCGGTATGCTGCCAGTTAACGAATTTATACCGGCCAGGAATTTTAATGTCAGCAAACCGGACGTTGACGGAGAAAATTCCTTTGATGAGAAACAAACAAATTCGTTCTCAGAACCATTATTATTCTCCCAAAAGAAAACTGCTGAAAAGGTAAGTTTTAATCAACAAAATAGGCAACATGACCAATATAGCTGTCAAGTAGCTACAACAACACAGACAGCTGCTTTGGATGATCAACAAAAACAAGAAAATGCTGGAGAAACAGTTAGAACAGATCATCCCGGCAGCGATATTGAAGACTTTATTGTTGATACAAAAGATACTCCAAAGAAAAATAACGTTCCTTGGTAA